From Mustela erminea isolate mMusErm1 chromosome 1, mMusErm1.Pri, whole genome shotgun sequence, a single genomic window includes:
- the ICOSLG gene encoding ICOS ligand isoform X2, with amino-acid sequence MRLRSPGLLLLLLGALQAADAREQEVRALVGSDVQLSCVFPESTTFDLDDLYVYWQISAVGHPTTVTYYLSGNSSAGLEDNRYRDRAWLSPDSMRHGDFSLRLYNVTPLDEQKFNCLVFRKSLQLQKILDVVVTLYVAANYSVPVVLAPHGPSEDAELTFTCTSVNGYPEPNVYWINKTDNSVLPEGLQNSTVVLNARGLYDVVSILRIGRTPSVNVGCCIENVLLHQNLTGLCQTAETFTTPEPGNTGSHTDVRRREHGTVLSTLAVLGVVVAVAVATGWVCRSRCPRGFPTRCPATKPERTFPDCV; translated from the exons ATGCGGCTGAGAAG TCCCGgactgctcctgctgctgctcggTGCCCTGCAAGCCG CGGATGCGCGAGAGCAGGAAGTCCGAGCGCTGGTGGGCAGCGACGTCCAGCTCAGCTGCGTCTTCCCCGAAAGCACCACTTTTGATCTAGACGACCTGTACGTGTACTGGCAAATCAGCGCCGTGGGCCACCCGACGACCGTGACCTACTACCTGTCGGGGAACAGCTCGGCGGGCCTCGAGGACAACCGCTACAGGGACAGGGCCTGGCTCTCGCCGGACAGCATGAGGCACGGCGACTTCTCCCTGCGTCTCTACAACGTCACCCCCCTCGACGAACAGAAGTTCAACTGCCTGGTGTTTAGGAAATCCTTGCAGTTGCAAAAGATCTTGGACGTGGTGGTGACGCTGTACGTGGCAG CGAACTACAGCGTGCCGGTGGTCCTCGCCCCGCACGGCCCCTCCGAGGACGCGGAGCTCACGTTCACGTGCACGTCCGTGAACGGCTATCCAGAGCCCAACGTGTACTGGATCAACAAGACGGACAACAGCGTGCTGCCCGAGGGCCTGCAGAACAGCACGGTCGTCCTGAACGCGCGCGGCTTGTACGACGTGGTCAGCATCCTGCGCATCGGCCGGACCCCCAGCGTGAACGTCGGCTGCTGCATCGAGAACGTCCTTCTGCACCAAAACCTCACGGGCCTGTGCCAGACAG caGAAACGTTCACGACCCCCGAACCCGGCAACACAGGGAGCCACACGGACGTCCGCAGGAGGGAGCACGGGACGGTGCTGAGCACCCTGGCCGTGCTGGGCGTGGtcgtggccgtggccgtggccaCCGGCTGGGTGTGTAGGAGCCGATGTCCCCGCGGGTTTCCAACCAG GTGCCCGGCCACAAAGCCAGAGCGGACGTTCCCTG actGTGTCTGA
- the ICOSLG gene encoding ICOS ligand isoform X1: MRLRSPGLLLLLLGALQAADAREQEVRALVGSDVQLSCVFPESTTFDLDDLYVYWQISAVGHPTTVTYYLSGNSSAGLEDNRYRDRAWLSPDSMRHGDFSLRLYNVTPLDEQKFNCLVFRKSLQLQKILDVVVTLYVAANYSVPVVLAPHGPSEDAELTFTCTSVNGYPEPNVYWINKTDNSVLPEGLQNSTVVLNARGLYDVVSILRIGRTPSVNVGCCIENVLLHQNLTGLCQTETFTTPEPGNTGSHTDVRRREHGTVLSTLAVLGVVVAVAVATGWVCRSRCPRGFPTRCPATKPERTFPGASGCEGQGAGVHLTAPTNCV; the protein is encoded by the exons ATGCGGCTGAGAAG TCCCGgactgctcctgctgctgctcggTGCCCTGCAAGCCG CGGATGCGCGAGAGCAGGAAGTCCGAGCGCTGGTGGGCAGCGACGTCCAGCTCAGCTGCGTCTTCCCCGAAAGCACCACTTTTGATCTAGACGACCTGTACGTGTACTGGCAAATCAGCGCCGTGGGCCACCCGACGACCGTGACCTACTACCTGTCGGGGAACAGCTCGGCGGGCCTCGAGGACAACCGCTACAGGGACAGGGCCTGGCTCTCGCCGGACAGCATGAGGCACGGCGACTTCTCCCTGCGTCTCTACAACGTCACCCCCCTCGACGAACAGAAGTTCAACTGCCTGGTGTTTAGGAAATCCTTGCAGTTGCAAAAGATCTTGGACGTGGTGGTGACGCTGTACGTGGCAG CGAACTACAGCGTGCCGGTGGTCCTCGCCCCGCACGGCCCCTCCGAGGACGCGGAGCTCACGTTCACGTGCACGTCCGTGAACGGCTATCCAGAGCCCAACGTGTACTGGATCAACAAGACGGACAACAGCGTGCTGCCCGAGGGCCTGCAGAACAGCACGGTCGTCCTGAACGCGCGCGGCTTGTACGACGTGGTCAGCATCCTGCGCATCGGCCGGACCCCCAGCGTGAACGTCGGCTGCTGCATCGAGAACGTCCTTCTGCACCAAAACCTCACGGGCCTGTGCCAGACAG AAACGTTCACGACCCCCGAACCCGGCAACACAGGGAGCCACACGGACGTCCGCAGGAGGGAGCACGGGACGGTGCTGAGCACCCTGGCCGTGCTGGGCGTGGtcgtggccgtggccgtggccaCCGGCTGGGTGTGTAGGAGCCGATGTCCCCGCGGGTTTCCAACCAG GTGCCCGGCCACAAAGCCAGAGCGGACGTTCCCTG GTGCCTCGGGCTGCGAGGGCCAAGGGGCCGGCGTGCACTTGACAGCCCCAACAA actGTGTCTGA
- the ICOSLG gene encoding ICOS ligand isoform X3 yields the protein MRLRSPGLLLLLLGALQAADAREQEVRALVGSDVQLSCVFPESTTFDLDDLYVYWQISAVGHPTTVTYYLSGNSSAGLEDNRYRDRAWLSPDSMRHGDFSLRLYNVTPLDEQKFNCLVFRKSLQLQKILDVVVTLYVAANYSVPVVLAPHGPSEDAELTFTCTSVNGYPEPNVYWINKTDNSVLPEGLQNSTVVLNARGLYDVVSILRIGRTPSVNVGCCIENVLLHQNLTGLCQTAETFTTPEPGNTGSHTDVRRREHGTVLSTLAVLGVVVAVAVATGWVCRSRCPRGFPTRCPATKPERTFPGASGCEGQGAGVHLTAPTNCV from the exons ATGCGGCTGAGAAG TCCCGgactgctcctgctgctgctcggTGCCCTGCAAGCCG CGGATGCGCGAGAGCAGGAAGTCCGAGCGCTGGTGGGCAGCGACGTCCAGCTCAGCTGCGTCTTCCCCGAAAGCACCACTTTTGATCTAGACGACCTGTACGTGTACTGGCAAATCAGCGCCGTGGGCCACCCGACGACCGTGACCTACTACCTGTCGGGGAACAGCTCGGCGGGCCTCGAGGACAACCGCTACAGGGACAGGGCCTGGCTCTCGCCGGACAGCATGAGGCACGGCGACTTCTCCCTGCGTCTCTACAACGTCACCCCCCTCGACGAACAGAAGTTCAACTGCCTGGTGTTTAGGAAATCCTTGCAGTTGCAAAAGATCTTGGACGTGGTGGTGACGCTGTACGTGGCAG CGAACTACAGCGTGCCGGTGGTCCTCGCCCCGCACGGCCCCTCCGAGGACGCGGAGCTCACGTTCACGTGCACGTCCGTGAACGGCTATCCAGAGCCCAACGTGTACTGGATCAACAAGACGGACAACAGCGTGCTGCCCGAGGGCCTGCAGAACAGCACGGTCGTCCTGAACGCGCGCGGCTTGTACGACGTGGTCAGCATCCTGCGCATCGGCCGGACCCCCAGCGTGAACGTCGGCTGCTGCATCGAGAACGTCCTTCTGCACCAAAACCTCACGGGCCTGTGCCAGACAG caGAAACGTTCACGACCCCCGAACCCGGCAACACAGGGAGCCACACGGACGTCCGCAGGAGGGAGCACGGGACGGTGCTGAGCACCCTGGCCGTGCTGGGCGTGGtcgtggccgtggccgtggccaCCGGCTGGGTGTGTAGGAGCCGATGTCCCCGCGGGTTTCCAACCAG GTGCCCGGCCACAAAGCCAGAGCGGACGTTCCCTG GTGCCTCGGGCTGCGAGGGCCAAGGGGCCGGCGTGCACTTGACAGCCCCAACAA actGTGTCTGA